A genomic window from Candidatus Palauibacter scopulicola includes:
- the fusA gene encoding elongation factor G: protein MASAASEYETRNLRNVVFFGHGGAGKTTLVDAMCYIAGGTTRKGDVQKGNALTDFTPEETGHKISINLAVAHAVRNGVRINLIDTPGYLDFLGEVVSGVRVADAGICVIDAISGVEVGTEKTWAAADAASLPRAVFVSMMDRDNADFRSTLAQIREELTSTAMPVHVPIGAGADFSGFVDLLTMKAHSFKGGDEGAAAVADAPADVASEVEDLREELIEAIVSGDDDLLEAYFEGEELDPGRLGEVFAAAIRSGDIVPVFCGSCQTSAGVPALMDRIVELFPSPDRAAPRTARDGDGEVSLDPGAASPTAALVFKTTSEPHVGDLSYFRVFSGRIANGVTLANPDRSASERIAHLAIPHGSRRIDVEALNPGDIGVVTKLKNTHTGDTLCDGGSRLSFGGIEWPRPDLSLAVTARTRADEDKIGAGLAKLHEEDPTFSSGYDPERGQTIIRGLGEIHLNISLEKMTRKYGVNVDTHQPNIAYRETITRTAEGQGRHKKQSGGRGQFGDCYIRISPLPRGEGYKFVDSIKGGVIPTKFVPAVGKGIGEASNRGVLAGYPLVDFQAECYDGSHHSVDSSDIAFQIAGSIAFQKVARDANPVILEPIMEVEVETPEEYMGEVMGDLNQRRGRVLGMDSKGRRQVVKAHVPQAELYKYSAALRSLTHGKATHTRSLAAYEQVPPHVQEKVIAESQRDDD from the coding sequence ATGGCGTCTGCCGCCTCGGAATATGAAACGCGGAACCTTCGCAACGTCGTCTTCTTCGGGCACGGAGGGGCCGGGAAGACGACGCTCGTGGACGCGATGTGCTACATCGCCGGCGGGACCACCCGGAAGGGCGATGTCCAGAAGGGGAACGCGCTCACCGACTTCACGCCGGAAGAGACCGGCCACAAGATCTCGATCAACCTCGCCGTCGCCCACGCCGTCCGGAACGGCGTGCGGATCAACCTCATCGACACCCCCGGCTACCTCGACTTCCTGGGCGAAGTCGTGTCGGGGGTTCGCGTGGCGGACGCCGGCATCTGCGTCATCGATGCGATCTCCGGCGTCGAAGTGGGGACGGAGAAGACGTGGGCCGCCGCGGACGCCGCGAGCCTGCCGCGGGCCGTCTTCGTCTCGATGATGGACCGGGACAACGCGGACTTCCGCAGCACGCTCGCACAGATCCGCGAAGAACTCACCTCCACGGCGATGCCGGTCCACGTCCCCATCGGGGCGGGCGCCGACTTCAGCGGCTTCGTCGATCTCCTCACGATGAAGGCCCACAGCTTCAAGGGAGGCGACGAGGGGGCCGCCGCCGTGGCCGACGCGCCCGCCGACGTCGCGTCGGAGGTGGAGGACCTCAGGGAGGAACTCATCGAGGCAATCGTATCGGGGGACGACGACCTGCTCGAAGCCTATTTCGAGGGAGAGGAGCTCGACCCCGGCCGGCTCGGCGAGGTGTTCGCGGCGGCGATCCGCTCCGGCGACATCGTTCCCGTGTTCTGCGGCTCGTGCCAGACGAGCGCGGGCGTGCCGGCCCTCATGGACCGCATCGTGGAACTCTTCCCCTCGCCCGACCGCGCCGCGCCCCGGACGGCGCGCGACGGAGACGGCGAAGTGTCGCTGGATCCGGGAGCCGCGTCTCCCACGGCGGCGCTCGTCTTCAAGACGACGTCCGAACCCCACGTCGGCGACCTGAGCTATTTCCGCGTCTTCTCCGGCCGCATCGCGAACGGCGTCACGCTCGCGAACCCCGACCGCTCCGCGAGCGAGCGCATCGCGCACCTCGCGATCCCGCACGGGTCGCGCCGCATCGACGTGGAGGCGCTGAACCCCGGCGACATCGGGGTCGTGACCAAGCTCAAGAACACGCACACCGGCGACACCCTCTGCGACGGCGGGAGCCGGCTCTCCTTCGGGGGGATCGAGTGGCCCCGGCCCGACCTCTCCCTCGCCGTCACGGCCCGCACACGGGCCGACGAGGACAAGATCGGCGCCGGCCTCGCGAAGCTGCACGAGGAGGACCCGACCTTCTCCTCCGGCTACGACCCCGAGCGCGGGCAGACGATCATCCGCGGGCTGGGAGAGATCCACCTCAACATCTCGCTGGAGAAGATGACCCGGAAGTACGGGGTCAACGTGGACACGCACCAGCCGAACATCGCCTACCGCGAGACGATCACGAGGACGGCGGAGGGGCAGGGGCGCCACAAGAAGCAGTCGGGCGGGCGCGGCCAGTTCGGCGACTGCTACATCCGGATCAGCCCGCTGCCGCGCGGGGAAGGGTACAAGTTCGTCGATTCGATCAAGGGCGGCGTGATCCCGACCAAGTTCGTCCCGGCCGTGGGGAAGGGGATCGGGGAGGCCTCGAACCGGGGCGTTCTCGCCGGCTACCCGCTCGTCGACTTCCAGGCCGAGTGCTACGACGGATCGCACCACTCCGTCGACAGCTCGGACATCGCCTTTCAGATCGCGGGATCGATCGCCTTCCAGAAGGTGGCGCGGGACGCGAACCCCGTGATCCTCGAGCCGATCATGGAGGTCGAGGTCGAGACGCCCGAGGAGTACATGGGCGAGGTGATGGGCGATCTGAACCAGCGGCGGGGCCGCGTGCTCGGCATGGACTCGAAGGGGCGGCGGCAGGTCGTGAAGGCCCACGTCCCCCAGGCCGAACTCTACAAGTACTCCGCCGCGCTGCGCTCGCTGACGCACGGAAAGGCGACGCACACGCGCAGCCTGGCTGCGTACGAGCAGGTTCCTCCGCATGTTCAGGAGAAGGTGATCGCCGAGTCGCAGCGCGACGACGACTAG
- a CDS encoding rhomboid family intramembrane serine protease: MRRPAYQTGGVRFGHGFPMSRWVLRLMIANFAIFLLMAMRIVPAGAVEWLGFAVPGFLMRPWTIVTYMFVHGGFMHVFMNMLALFFFGPPLEQKWGSRFFLRFYLVTGLGAAAFSVLLYSLTGPTIMVGASGAIFGILVAFALNWPDAKIYLYFVFPVPAKWFVAALGAFTLLSTVQGSADGVAHWAHLGGLVTGFVYLRYGDRIGRRAHSLLYKERPAAPRGRTRRPAPPPDPTPRRRRRADGDSLDEVDRILDKIRASGMDSLSARERAFLDEVSRQYQQTKGPRKKTRTH, encoded by the coding sequence ATGAGACGGCCCGCGTACCAGACCGGCGGGGTCCGCTTCGGCCACGGCTTCCCGATGAGCCGCTGGGTGCTGCGCCTCATGATCGCGAACTTCGCGATCTTCCTCCTCATGGCGATGCGGATCGTGCCCGCCGGAGCGGTCGAGTGGCTCGGCTTCGCCGTCCCCGGCTTCCTCATGCGCCCGTGGACCATCGTCACCTACATGTTCGTGCACGGCGGCTTCATGCACGTGTTCATGAACATGCTCGCCCTCTTCTTCTTCGGACCGCCGCTCGAGCAGAAGTGGGGCAGCCGTTTCTTCCTCCGCTTCTATCTCGTGACCGGACTCGGGGCGGCGGCCTTCTCCGTCCTGCTCTACTCGCTGACGGGGCCGACGATCATGGTCGGGGCTTCGGGCGCCATCTTCGGCATCCTCGTGGCCTTCGCCCTCAACTGGCCGGACGCGAAGATCTACCTCTACTTCGTCTTTCCCGTGCCGGCGAAGTGGTTCGTGGCCGCGCTCGGGGCCTTCACCCTCCTCTCGACCGTACAGGGGTCGGCGGACGGGGTGGCGCACTGGGCGCACCTCGGCGGACTCGTGACCGGGTTCGTCTATCTGCGGTACGGAGACCGCATCGGCCGCCGCGCGCACAGCCTCCTCTACAAGGAACGGCCGGCGGCCCCGCGCGGGAGGACGCGCCGCCCAGCGCCACCGCCGGACCCCACCCCGCGCCGGCGCCGCAGGGCGGACGGGGATTCCCTCGACGAGGTGGACCGGATCCTCGACAAGATCCGGGCGAGCGGCATGGACTCGCTCTCGGCCCGCGAGCGCGCCTTCCTCGACGAGGTGAGCCGGCAGTACCAGCAGACGAAGGGCCCGCGCAAGAAGACCCGCACGCACTAG
- a CDS encoding YebC/PmpR family DNA-binding transcriptional regulator, with translation MAGHSKWSKIKRQKAVTDQAKGKLFSKLGREIAVAAREGGGDPDFNPRLRTAIDNAKSQRMPADNIDRAVRRGTGDLPGASFEEVTHEGYAPGGAALFLECLTDNPRRTLAELRHLLDKRGGNLGQSGSVAWMFERKGQILVSADECDEDEALDAALEAGAENFESEDGMYVVTTTAPDFHDVLGAMRDAGLPVEEAELAMVPSNTVKLEGRDAEKVLAVLHALDEHDDVLKVNTNVDLEEAEGAGRAAP, from the coding sequence GTGGCGGGCCATTCGAAGTGGTCGAAGATCAAGCGCCAGAAGGCGGTGACCGACCAGGCGAAGGGGAAGCTCTTCTCCAAGCTCGGTCGCGAAATCGCCGTGGCGGCGCGGGAAGGCGGGGGAGACCCGGACTTCAATCCGCGCCTGCGGACCGCGATCGACAATGCGAAGAGCCAGCGCATGCCGGCCGACAACATCGATCGCGCGGTGCGCCGCGGGACGGGGGACCTGCCGGGCGCGAGCTTCGAGGAGGTCACGCACGAGGGCTACGCGCCGGGCGGGGCGGCGCTTTTCCTCGAGTGCCTGACGGACAACCCCCGCCGCACGCTGGCCGAACTCCGGCATCTGCTCGACAAGCGGGGCGGCAACCTGGGCCAGAGCGGCTCCGTGGCGTGGATGTTCGAGCGCAAGGGCCAGATCCTCGTGTCCGCCGACGAGTGCGACGAGGACGAGGCGCTCGACGCGGCGCTCGAGGCGGGGGCGGAGAACTTCGAGTCCGAGGACGGGATGTACGTGGTGACGACGACCGCGCCCGACTTCCACGACGTCCTGGGCGCGATGCGCGACGCCGGCCTTCCGGTCGAGGAGGCGGAACTCGCGATGGTGCCCAGCAACACGGTGAAACTGGAGGGGCGCGACGCGGAGAAGGTGCTCGCCGTGCTGCACGCGCTCGACGAGCACGACGACGTGCTGAAGGTGAACACGAACGTGGATCTGGAGGAGGCGGAGGGGGCGGGCCGAGCGGCCCCATGA